Part of the Desulfohalovibrio reitneri genome is shown below.
AACTGTCCTGATCACGGCGTACGCCAAGCACAGGTCCCCTGGGCCGCTCCCCATTCTCGTTTCACCCTGCTCATGGAGCGCATGGCCATTGACGTGATTACGGCCTGTTCGACCATCGAAGGTGCACGCAGGCTGTTGCGTATTTCCTGGGACGAGACCTGGGGGATCATGGAACGAGCCGTCAAAAGAGGCTTGAGCCGCAAGGAACAGCGCAATATCCACTACCTCGGGGTGGACGAGAAGGCTTTCCGCAAGGGACACAAGTACATGACCGTCGTCTGCGATCTGATGAGGGGCACAGTTGAGCATGTTGCTGAAGATCGCCGAACGGCGAGCCTCGAGGCGTATTATCAAAGCCTGAGTAGCGAGCAGCTGGAAGCAGTGCGGGCCGTGAGCATGGACATGTGGCAGCCGTATTTTTCGGCCACTATGAAGTGGATCCCTGAGGCAAGCCGGAAAATCGTCTTTGACCGTTTCCACGTCATGCAACACGTGGGGAAAGCGGTGGACACTGTCCGGCGTCAGGAACACAAGGCCCTGATGGCCGAAGGGGAGTCAATCCTCAAGGGCACCAGATACCTGTGGCTTTACGGCGAAAGCCGTCTGCCGGATAAGCACAGACCTCGGTTCGATGACCTCAAGCAGGCCAACCTGAAGACGGCCAAAGCCTGGGCCATGAAGGAAAGCCTGCAGGATCTGTGGGGCTACATGAGCCCTGGCTGGGCAAAGAGGTTCCTGGAGAAATGGTGCGGTTGGGCCACGCGATCCCGGATCACGCCGATGAAGAAGGTGGCCCAGACCTTGAGAGCTCACATGGACAACGTGGTGACCTTTTGCCGGCATCGAATCACCAACGCCGTGGCCGAGGGACTGAACAGCAAGATCATGGCAATCAAACGCCGAGCTTGCGGCTACAGGAACAAAGAGCACTTCAAGACGGCGATCTACTTCTTCTGTGGTGGATTGGACCTCTATCCGGCCTGCAAAACCGGAGCCACCCACTGAAATCCCGGAAGGACCGACTTATAAAAACACGATCGACGATCGCTTCAAGCTCACCAAACAGACAAGTGAGATGCTGGTATACTTGAAGAAGGAAACGAGGGATAGCGAAGAACAGTGTCCTAAAAAGCCCACAATAAACGGCAATCCAGGATTCTTCAGCCCCATTGAAAACCGCGTCAAAACGCTAGGGAGCTTAGACGCGGTGCTTAACGAGCACACTTGGGATGCAAATCCCAGGGCCAAGACTTATGCCCGTGAATATGCCCAGTGGTATTACTGGAAACCGGATTCGTCCAAGTCTCCGTATAGGCACGGTAGCGTGCCCTTCCCTTCTGTCCCTAAAAATGATGTGCGTTTGACGGTCAAGGTGGAGATGCGTCCTGCCAGCGGTTTGGCAAGGGTAGAGTTTGTTCCTCAGGGGGATGGGGTCTTCATGGGGAGGTCCGTGGCCTTCGACTACTCCCGCATGGAACCCGTGCTCGAGGACGACATGCCGAAACCGGAACTGCGCTGGCCAGAGACGTTGCATTTTGAGACGACATCTGACTCTGGGGCTTTTGATGATCCCCGAATTCAAAGGTTTATTGAATTGCCCTCAGATGTATCCACGGAAAAGTTCATATCTCACTTAGACGACATGAAGAAGACCATTAGCAGTCCAGTGCAGGATATTCGGAAAGGGCAATTCGTTTTTTTCAAAAGAATTGATGAAAATGGTGAGACACGCTCCTTTAAAGGGGCGGAGATGATAGCCAAGATTTCCAGTAGAATCGCGAACCAATACAACGCAATAGTTGTTGGAGATGTTGTCAACGATACCACGCGGCAATATCTGGTTCGATCTTCCTGGCTATGGGCAAAAACTCCAGAAGTGGTAACACAAAGAATTTATGATTATTTAAGAAAACATATACACCATAGATATGACGCCACGTGGAATCATCTTCTTGAATCTGCAAGCAGGTGCTTTACCATGAGAATTCATTTTCGCCTCCTTTGCACAGCGATATACAAGAGGTCAATCAATGGAACGGGCAATTGTTTTCCCATACATTCAGCGCGAACATTAATAAAGATTCTGTCGTACCGAGAGGAAGGATGGCGCGGTCTTGATAGAACAATGGCCAACCATTTTGCCTATCGTGCTTCTGAGCTAATCTGTGGCGAAGTAGAA
Proteins encoded:
- a CDS encoding ISL3 family transposase is translated as MRDIDFYAQILGIDHPWHVDDVKLQTGAGRVDVWIDHEPGALWSCPECGRELACRDHAEERTWRHLDTCQFKTFLHARIPRVNCPDHGVRQAQVPWAAPHSRFTLLMERMAIDVITACSTIEGARRLLRISWDETWGIMERAVKRGLSRKEQRNIHYLGVDEKAFRKGHKYMTVVCDLMRGTVEHVAEDRRTASLEAYYQSLSSEQLEAVRAVSMDMWQPYFSATMKWIPEASRKIVFDRFHVMQHVGKAVDTVRRQEHKALMAEGESILKGTRYLWLYGESRLPDKHRPRFDDLKQANLKTAKAWAMKESLQDLWGYMSPGWAKRFLEKWCGWATRSRITPMKKVAQTLRAHMDNVVTFCRHRITNAVAEGLNSKIMAIKRRACGYRNKEHFKTAIYFFCGGLDLYPACKTGATH